In the genome of Streptomyces sp. SAI-127, the window TTTCGGGCACGTGCGAGCCAATCTGTCCCCCGAACGAACGCAGGTGCCGGAGAGTGGACTTGTGAAGCCGTCAGTCCTCTCTCCGGCACCGGCCGGGCGGCGCTAAGCCGTCACACACGGAAGATCTCGAGGAAACTGCTCCAGAAGCCCTTCTTGACCGGCTTCTGGGCCGCGGGCGCGGGGACGCGTGCCGCGGGGGCGGGCTGCTGGACGACGGTCGGGCGGGGCGCCGTGGAGGACCCGTACGCCGATGCCATCCGGGTGGCCGGAGTGGGGCTGAACTGGACGGGGAGGGTGGCCAGGGCGCGGTGGAACGGGCCGGGACGCCACTCCAGTTTCTGGGCCGGGACGCTCAGGACCAGGTCGGGCAGGGCGTTGAGGATCAGCTCGATGGCGGTGACCGCGATGACCTGGGCCGGGCTCTTGGCCGGGCAGGCGTGCGGGCCCGCGCCCCAGGCGAGGTGGGCGCCGCGGCTGTGCGCCTGGCCCGACGAGGTGAGCACCGGGTCGCTGTTGGCTCCGGCAAAGCTGATGACCAGGGGGGAGTTCGCCTGAACCACCACTCCACCGAGGTCGACGTCCTGCACCGGGAAGTGCGTCGCGTAGTTGGCGATCGGCGGGTTGTTGAGCAGGACGTGGTCGAGGGCGTCCTCGATCTGCATGCTCGGCCCGTTGTCGCCCTCCCGGTCGAGGAGCAGCAGGAGGGAGTTGGCGATGAGGTTCCGCTCGGGCTCCACGCCGGCGCCGATCAGCATCACCAGCTGGTCCTTGAGCTCCTCGTCGCTGAGGCCGGCGGGGTGCTGGACCAGCCAGGAGGTGATGTCGTCGCCGGGCTCACGACGCTTGAGGGAGACCAGCTCCATGAAGCAGGCGGTGAGTTCCTCACTGGCGCGCAGCGCGTCCTTGCCGTCGAACATGTCGGCCATCGCGCTCGTGACGCGGTCACCGATGGCGGCGGGGCAGCCGAAGAGCTTGTTGATCATCAGCATCGGCAGCAGTTTGGCGTAGTCGTTGATCAGGTCCGCCCGGCCCCGCTCGCTGAACTGGTCGATGAGGTAGGCGGCGATCGGTTCGACGTCGCGGCGGATGCGGGTGACGTTGAGCCGGTCGAGGCTCTCGGTGACCGCCTTGCGCAGCCTGAGGTGCTGGGCGCCGTCGGTGAACAGGCAGTTGGGCCGGTAGGCCATCATCGGCAGGACGGGGCTGTCGAGCGGAACGCGGCCGTCGTTGAGGGCGGTCCAGCGGCGGCCGTCGCGCGCGAACAGGGAGGGGTTCTGGAGCACCCGCAGGGCCGTCTCGTGTCCGACGACCAGGGTGGCGTCGACGCCGGGGGCCAGTTCCACCGGGCCCGCGGGGCCGTGCGCCCGGAGGTAGTCGTAGACCTTCTGCGGGTCTGCGGCGAAGGAGCCGTCGTACATGGGGCATCTGGCCGCACCGGTGGCGGCCGTGTCGTGAACGTCCATGTCTGTGTCCTTTGGTGGCCCGGACCGTGCGGTCCGGGCGGGGGGTGGTGGTTCAGGCGGCGCGGTCGAGGAGGTGACGCACGAGGGCGATCAGGGCGCGGGCGGAGGAGCGCTGGTCGCGGGCGTCGCAGTAGATGACGGGAGTGTCCGGAAGCAGGTCGAGGGCTTCGCGGATCTCGTCCTCCTCGAAGTGGCTGGTCTGCGAGAAGGTGTTGACGGCGATCGCGTACTCGAGGCCGTACTCGTCGATCAGGTCGATGACCGGGAAGGTCTCCTCCAGGCGTGAGGGGTCGACCAGGAGCAGGGCGCCGAGCGCACCGCGGGCCATGTCCTCCCACAGCTGCATGAAGCGCTGCTGTCCGGGGGTGCCGAACAGGTACAGCACCAGCTCCTCGCTCAGGGTCAGCCGGCCGAAGTCAAGCGCCACGGTGGTGGTCGCCTTCTCCGGCGCCCCGCGCAGGTCGTCGACGTGCATGGACGCCTGCGTCATCTTCTCCTCGGTGCGCAGCGGAGTGATCTCCGAAAGAGACCCGATGAAGGTCGTCTTGCCCACGGCGAAGTGTCCGACCACCAGGATCTTCGCGGCGGTGGTCACGTCGGCGGAGACGTAGATGGAGCCGTTCGCCCCGGGGTCAGCCGATGTTGAGGGTTTCGAGTCCATGCAGAACCTTCTCGAGTATCGCTCGGGGAACGTGCTGGGCGGGGGCCGGTTCAGCGCGACGCAGAAGGTGCCCCTGTTCGAATAAATCGGACAGCAGCAGTCGGGCCACGCCGACCGGCAGTCCCAGATGACCGGCGACTTCGGCGACCGACAGGTAGCCGCCCGAACAGAGCTCCCAGATCGCCCGCACCTCGGGTCCGGCCCCGAGCGGCAGCTTCCGGTCTGGGGCCAGGCACACCAGAGTGTGCAGGGCCAGGTCGTCGTCGGAGGGGAGACGACGGCCACCGGTGATGACGTAGGAGCGGACGAAGTCGCTGGTTACCGGAGCGTCCTCGCCAGGCCAGGTCATGCGTCTACGCCGGTGTTCTGGCGCGGAATGGCGCTCATCGCCTTGGTCAGCGCGCCCACCGTCTTCTGCATCCGGATCGACATGGCCTCCATGTCGACGTCCAGAGCGGTCGAGACGGCGAGGTAGGAGCCGCTGCCCCCGGCGATGAGGAAGATCCATCCGCCGTCGAACTCGATCAGTGTCTGCTTCCAGAGGCCCTTGCCGCCGCCGACGAAGGGGGCGACGCTGCGGCACAGGGACTGCAGGGAGCTCATCGCGGCGGCGTTGCGTTCCGCGTCGTCACGGACGATGCCGTCGGACCGCTGCATCAGCAGGCCGTCCGCCGAGACGAGGATGGCGTGGCGGGCTCCGCGCACCTCGAGCACGTCGTTCAGCACCCACGACAGATCGGGATTCACTGGTTCTGAGGTCCTTCCGTGTTGTCCGAGTCCCGCCCGAGCAGGGTTCCGCGAGCGAATGCCTTGAGCCGCGAGGCGGTCTCTTCGCCTGCCGCGTCCAGGTCGGGTACGTCCGCGCCGGGCGAGGCCACCACGGAGACGGAGCCGTTGCGCCGCCGGCGGCGCTTGGGGAGGCCTCCGGCGGTCTGACCGACGACGAGGGAGGCGACGGGGGTGGGCTTGGCCGCGATGGGCTCGCCCTCGTGGTCGTCGAGTTCGACGGGTGCGGGTGCGGGCACGTCCGCCGTCAGGAGATTCTCGGGCACCCGGATCACGGCACGGACACCGCCGTAGGGGGAGACCGCGTCGACGGAGACGTGGAACCCGTAGTGGGCGGCGAGCTTCCCGGAGAGGGCGAAGCCGAACTTGGGCGGGTCGCCGAGACTGGTGATGTCCACGGCTCCGCCGGTGGTCAGCAGGGACGCGGCGCGGGCCTTGGTCTCCTGGTCCATCCCGAGACCGGCGTCGTCGACGATCAGGCATATCCCGGTGGGGACGGCCTGGATGTTGATCTCGACGGGGGTGCCGGGGGCGCTGTACTTGGTGGCGTTGTCCAGCAGTTCGGCCAGGACCATGGCGACCGGTTCGACCGCGCGGCTGGTGATCGCGACGTTGGCCTGCGAGTGGACCTTGACCCGCTCGAAGTCGCGGATCCGCCCCTGGGCGCTGCGGGCGACGTCGTACACCGAGGCGTCCCGGTCGCGTCGGCCGAGCCACCCGCCGCAGAGCACCGAGATGCCCTTGGTACGGCGGCTGAACTGGCTGCCGGTGTGGTCGACCAGCATCAGGTCGCCGAGGACCGCGTGGTCGTCGCCGTACTTCTGCTGGAGACCGTCGAGCAGGGCCAGCTGCTCCTCGGCCAGGGTCGCCAGGGTGCCGACGGCCGACTTCAGGGTCGCCTTCGTCGCCGACTCGGCGTCCTTGCGCACCTCTTCCAGATCCGCGGCGTGCCGCGCGCTCACCGACGAGTAGGTCGTCTGGAGCTCGGCGAGCTGACCTCGCACACCTCGCCACGTCGCCGTGCAGTTTGTTGTTGTTCGCGCGGAGCTGGATGTTGGTTCTCCGTGCGCGCATCACTGCGAAAATCGCAGCGATGAGTACCACGAGCAGGACCCACAGGAGTGGATCTTCGAACAATGACGTCATGAGACTCTCTTCAAGTCGCCTCGCGTCGGGAGACTGACCATGCATGGGCCCCGGAAATGCCCGCCACTGTGCGGCGCGGGCCTTACCGGCGGACCAACCGTCACTCCTTCACGATGGGGCCGTTTTGGCTGTCCCCGTACGCGCGTATGACGCGTCATCAGCCTACTGAAAAGTGTAATGATCTTATCAGCCGTCACGGTGTCAACAGGCGTATCAGACGCCACACTTGACGACTCTCCACAAAGATCCCGCAAAGGCCTCATCGGCGACCGTCAGCGGTCGCCGCCACCCGCCCTCGCCCTCGCCCTGCCCACCGTGCCGTTCATGATCAACAGGCGGAGCCTACCAAGGCTTCGAGAACACTCTCCGACCCCTTGGTGAAAACTCGTTTGCGGCCGCCGGGCCCGCCCCGGACCCTTGCCCCATGCCCTATCTCCTGCGCGCTGCCGCGCCCACCGACGCGCCGGCCGTCACCGAGTTGCTCAACGAGATCGACCGGATCGAGGTCGGGCGGCCCGAGACCGATCTGCACACGGTGGAGTCCGATCTGGGGAACCCCGAGATCGACCTCGACCGCGACTCCTGGCTGGCCTTCGACGGAGCCCGTCTGGTGGCGTACGCCCTGGTCTGGGACGACTCGCAGGGCGAGCGCATCGACGCCGACCACTATGTGCTGCCCGACCACCAGCAGGCCGGCGCACTCCTCCTGGAGGCGATCGAGGCCAGGGCACTGGAGAGGGCCCGGGCGAACGGCGCCTCGAAGGCCGTGGTCCATCTGCACCTCAACTCGGAGCCCACGACCGACCTCGCGCTGATACGGGCGCGAGGCTGGTCGGTAGTACGGCGCTATCACGTGCTGGAGCGGGCGCTGCGCAGGAGCGAGGACCTACCGCCCGAACCGCCCGCGGGCGTGCGGGTGCGGGCCTGCGCCGACGAGGCGGACCGGAAGCAGACCCACGCCCTCTACCAGGCCACGTTCGCCGAGCACTTCGACTTCCAGCCGCGCGAGTACGAGCCGTGGCTGCACGACATCCACGCCGACCGGCTCGACTGGTCCCTGGTGTGGCTCGTCTCCACCGAGGACCTCGGGGACGTCGGCTTCCTGATCGCCCGCGACGACCGCGAGGCCATGGGGTGGATCCGCAGCCTCGGCGTCGTCCGCGAGGCCCGCGGCCGGGGCCTCGGCGGACTGCTGCTGCGACAGGCCTTCGCGGCGTTCGCGGCCCGCGGGCGGGACACCGTGGGCCTCGGAGTGGACACCGAAAACGCCACCGGCGCCCCCGAGTTGTACGCACGCAACGGAATGTCCGTGCATTACGCCGTCGACACCTGGGAAATCGTGGTGAGTTGAATCCCGGTGGCCGCGGGAGACCGCTATTGGTTTTTCCCGCGCAGCAATTCGCAGACAATGTTCTCCTGAAGTGCGCGCATTCTCCGCAGCCCTTCCGCGTCGGCGGACTGGGTGATCTGGGCGGTGATCGAGAACGTCAGTGAACGACGGCCGTCGGGGGTGGCCGCGATCAACTGGGTATAACCGAGGGTGTTGCCGGTGTGGCCCAGGACGACACCGCATCGCGTCTCGTAGCGGAAGACGGCGAGACCTGCGGAGTTACGCCCCGGCCCGGCGGGCTCGGACGCGCCCTTGACCCACTGCCGCTGCTGCTCGACGACCTTCCTGCCGTAGAGCCGTCCGCCCGCGTAACCCCGGATGAAGCGGGTCATGTCGTCCGGTGTGGAGACGATGCCTCCGGACGCCCAGACGCCCGACATGCCGATGACCTCGCTGACGTCCTGCGGGGACGCCGACGGGCTCACGTCATAGCCGTGCAGGTAGGGCTTCGGCATCCGGTACCCCTGCGGGAGACTGGTGGATTGCAGACTCAGCGGCGCGTAGACGCGTTTGCGCAGGAGTTCCTCGTACGGCGTATGGATCACCGCCTCTGCCATGAGTGCTACGGCGATGTTGTCCGAGTTCGAGTAGCGGTACTGCGTGCCCGGCTTGAAGAGCAGGGGCTGGTCGGCGATGTAGTCGAGGAGGCGCCGGGAGTCGAAGCGGTGGCGCGGGTCGGCCCGTAGTTCGTCGATGAACCCGGCGCTCCGGGAGTAGTCCGGCAGACCACTGGTGTGGTTCAGGAGTTGACGGAGTGTCACTGATGCCCAGGCGTCGGGGAGTTGGGGCAGGCGCTTGCCCAGGGTGTCGTCCAGGCGCAGGGCGCGGCGGTCGACCAGGGTGAGGGCGACCGCCCCGCTGAAGGCCTTGGCCGTGCTCGCGATGCGCATGTGGTCGGCGGGGCGGGGCGGGCGGCGCGCGCGGACGTCGGCGACGCCGGCGCGCACGATTCGGGTCCCCTTCTCGGTCCGCAGGACGGCGATGGCTCCGGGCGGGCCGCCGGGGCGGCGAACGAAGTCCTCGAGCTGACGCTGAAGCGTCTGGCCGCCCGAGGCGTCGGCGGCGGTACAGCCCATCGCCGGGGACAGCGCGGCGAGGCAGGCCGCGAGGGCGGACGCCGCTCGCAGGCGGGATCGGCGTAGAGGCATGGAGGCTCCCGGGGGTGGAACGTCATGACCCGTCAAGCCTCACCGGCAGCCACGGTCTCCTGCTTCCCGTGCTGCTGCATACGGACCAGTGGCGGTGGCACCGAGTGGTGCCGTTAATTCGCCCTGAGGGGATCAGCGGCCGCCCTTGTTGAGCTTAGTTTGCCTATACAACGGCACTTTCCGGGGCGGCTGCCGGGGGGACGGTCCGATTCGGTTTCCCGGACCAGGAATGGCTCACGTCGATTTTCGAGGGCGGGGTGATCGTGGAGCACGCGCAGAGGTGGCCGTCCGCCGGTGGAGCTGCGTGGCGGACAGCCACCCCTGCTACTCGTGCGTGCCGGCCGGTGTCACATCGAGCGGCGGCTGGTGCGTCGTAGGAGAACGAAGCCGGAGATCAGGAGGATCGCCCCCAGTGCGGCCGGCCACAGCTGGGTGCCGGTCTCGGCGAGACTGCTCTGGCTGCCCTGAGGCTCGGGCTGCGCGGCGACCGGGGGCTGGGCGACGGCTCCGGTGGTGCCGGTTCCGGGGGCGTCGGTCGCGGTGTCGTCCTGGGGGTTGGGCTGGTTCGCCTGGCCGTTGCCGTTGCCGTTGCCGTTCCCGGCCCCGGGCGAAGGCGCGGTGGTGCTGTGAGCCGTGGGTGAGCTGTAGGTCTTCGGCTCGTCGGCGGCGGGGGCGGTCGTCTGGTCGCCGGCGGGGGCTTCGGTGGTCGGCGTGGGCTGCTGCTGCGGCTCGTCGTCGTTTCCGGGGTTGTCCTCGGAGCCGTTGTCGTTGCCGTTCCCGTTACCGGGGTCCTGAGTGGCACCGGGATCCGGGGCGGAGCCGTCGCCGTTGTCGCCACCGTTCTCGCCGTTGCCGTCGCCGTTGTTTCCGTCGCCGTTGTTTCCGTCGCCGTTGTCGCCGTTGCCCGTGCCCGGGTCGTCCTGGCCCGTGCCCGCGCCACACTGACGGCCGTCGTTGATGCAGCCGACCATCTCGTTCATCAGGTTCTCGTCGAAGACGTTGATGAAGTCGCCGTGGTCGGTGACGGGCTTGTGCAGCTGCTCCGGGAAGGAGTCGACCGCGAACAGCGGGGTCGTGCGGCCGCCGTCACCCAGGCTCGGCGCGTCGACGTCGTAGACGATCCGCTGGACCAGCTGCGGGATGGCCTCGAAGCCCTCCGGGCAGGTGCCGTCGTTCTGGGCGAACGCCACGTGGGTGCGGTGGTTGGCGCTGTCGATGTTGCGGCCGTCCCAGCAGCTCTGGAACTTGAAGGTGCGCACCACGTCGCTGCCCTGCGGGCACAGCGGGTACTTGTCCTTCAGCTGCCGGTCCTCGAACCCGGTGCAGCTCCAGGACGCGTTGGCGTTGGCGTTGCCGTTGACGAACGCCTTGGCGTCACCGGTGATGATGCGCAGCAGACGCGGCATCGCGGTGACCTTGCTGCGGGGGTTGCCCACGAACGTCAGCGTCACTTCCTTGGGGGTGACGATCTCACCGGCGTTGCCCTCGACGCCGCCGCCGGGCGAGTTGGCGTCCTGTTCCTGCGTTCCGTTCTGGAGCCGGATCACGGGCCAGTAGTACGTGGACTTGTCGCCCTGGTCGACACAGCTCGTCTCGGCGTTCGCCAGGTCCTGGTCGCTCGCGAAGGCGGTGTTGGACTGGTTGCCGATGTAGTCGTGGAAGTGGTGGGCACCGTTGGAGACACCCGGGGCGACGATGACGTTGTCCGAGTTGAACAGGCCGTTCGCGTTCACACCACAGCTGGTGACAAAGGTCCCACGGGAGGCGTCGCCCTGAGCCTGCGGCGCCTGCGCGGCGGGTGGAGCGCTGTTGATGTCGGCGTAGTCCGCGGCGACGGGGCCGTTGCCGGCCTGCCCGCCGTTGCCCTGCTGACCGCCCTGGTCCTGGCCGTCACCCTGCTGACCGTCGCCCTGCTGGCCGTCCTGGTTCTGACCGTCGCCCTGCTGGTCTCCCTGATCCTGACCGTCGCCCTGTTGCTGGTCCTGACCGTCGCCGTTCTCGTTCTCGGTCTCGCGAAGGGTGCAGCCGGCCATGTCGCCGAGGCCGTCCGGCTGCTCTCCGGCGCGTTCGAGCGCGGCGCCGATGCGCTGGATCGTGGCGGCGCGGTTCTCCTGGAGCGGGTCGACGATGCGACTCTGCGCGTCCTCGCGGTTCTCCACCGCGGGGTCCTGGAGTTGCTGATAGGCCTCGGCTATCTGCTGGTCCAGGAAGGCGAGTTCCTTGTCGACCTCCGCCCTGGACCCGTCGGGCACGCTGGTGAGCGTGTCGCCGACGTCCGGGCAGTCGATCGTGACGGCTCCCCACGACGTCTGCTGTGGCGTGCCGCTCTCCGTCGCGGAGGCGTACACATTCACCGCGACCAGGCCACCACCCCCGAGCATCAGGGCCACTGCGGCAAAGGTCGCACGTCGTGCGCCGGTCGGTCGTCTGCGATTGCTGCGTCCCACGGAAGTACTCCTGCGCGTGTCGGCTCTCCGGGCATGCAAATCCCTCGCCCCATACGGACGGTGGGCCCCCTGTGTTCAAGCGTCTCGGAAATTCACAGCACTCTCATACGGAGCACCGGGTTCCACCACCCCCTCCCGAACCTCTGTGCAGGGAAAACGAGGTGACTCGCACACAACCGCGCCCCTACGGTTTTCGTCATGAACAACGAGAGCCCCCAGCGCCTCCTGAACGTCGTGGACGTCGAGGCCACGTGCTGGCCCGGCTCCCCTCCCCCGGGCGCGGTCAGCGAGATCATCGAGATCGGGTTGACCGTCGTCGACCTGTCGACAGCCGAGCGGATCGAACGGCACCGGATCCTGGTGCGGCCCGCCCGGTCCGAAGTCAGCGACTTCTGTACGGAGTTGACCGGTCTCACCCAGGACGAGGTCGACGGGGGACTGCCGTTCGGGGAGGCGTGCCGGCTGCTGGCCGCCGAACACGCCTCCGGCGCGCGGCCGTGGGCGAGTTGGGGCGACTACGACCGTCACCAGTTCACCCGGCAGTGCGGGGCCACGAGGACGCCGTATCCCTTCGGCCGCCGCCACACCAACGCCAAGGCGGTCTTCACCGAGGTGCACGGCCTGCGCAAGCGCCCCGGGATGGCACAGGCCCTCGGTCTTGCCGGGCTGCCGCTCGAAGGACGCCATCATCGCGGCGAGGACGACGCCTGGAACATCGCCGCCCTGGTGTTGCATCTGGCGGGGCGGGACGGCTGGCCCGCGGAATGAGCGAGCACGTCACCGAGTCCGACGACGGCTTCCTCGTCGTGGCCGCGGCCGTGATCATCCGATCCGGGCGCCTTCTCGTCGTCAGCAAGACCGCGGCGCCCGATGTCTTCTACCTGCCGGGCGGCAAGCCGGATCCGGGCGAGGACCTGGAGACGGCACTTCTGCGCGAGCTGCGGGAGGAGCTCGGTGTCGTCGCCGTGGCCTTCAGCCCCCTCCAGGAGGTCCGGGCGCTCGCGGCGCTGGAGCGGATCCCGATGACGATGACGGTCTACGACACCACGATCACCGGCCTGCCCCGCCCCGCCGCAGAGCTGTCCGCGATGCGCTGGATCACGGGCCAGGAGCCCGACCTGACGTTGGCCCCCGCCGTACGGGATCAGGTCCTGCCGCTTCTGCGGTCCCGGGGGCTGCTGGACTGATGTCCAGGGGCCGATCAACTGGTGTCCGGCTGATGTCCCGCCCGGCCGAAGCCTGCGGTATCGCGTGGCCGGAGTCGACGCGTCCTCGGCCGGAGGCTGACGTGCCCCCTGGCAGGAGTCCGACGTGTCCCCCGGCCGAAGGCCAACGCATCGAACCGACCGGACGC includes:
- a CDS encoding DUF742 domain-containing protein; this translates as MTWPGEDAPVTSDFVRSYVITGGRRLPSDDDLALHTLVCLAPDRKLPLGAGPEVRAIWELCSGGYLSVAEVAGHLGLPVGVARLLLSDLFEQGHLLRRAEPAPAQHVPRAILEKVLHGLETLNIG
- a CDS encoding 3'-5' exonuclease → MNNESPQRLLNVVDVEATCWPGSPPPGAVSEIIEIGLTVVDLSTAERIERHRILVRPARSEVSDFCTELTGLTQDEVDGGLPFGEACRLLAAEHASGARPWASWGDYDRHQFTRQCGATRTPYPFGRRHTNAKAVFTEVHGLRKRPGMAQALGLAGLPLEGRHHRGEDDAWNIAALVLHLAGRDGWPAE
- a CDS encoding NUDIX domain-containing protein, giving the protein MSEHVTESDDGFLVVAAAVIIRSGRLLVVSKTAAPDVFYLPGGKPDPGEDLETALLRELREELGVVAVAFSPLQEVRALAALERIPMTMTVYDTTITGLPRPAAELSAMRWITGQEPDLTLAPAVRDQVLPLLRSRGLLD
- a CDS encoding GNAT family N-acetyltransferase; the protein is MPYLLRAAAPTDAPAVTELLNEIDRIEVGRPETDLHTVESDLGNPEIDLDRDSWLAFDGARLVAYALVWDDSQGERIDADHYVLPDHQQAGALLLEAIEARALERARANGASKAVVHLHLNSEPTTDLALIRARGWSVVRRYHVLERALRRSEDLPPEPPAGVRVRACADEADRKQTHALYQATFAEHFDFQPREYEPWLHDIHADRLDWSLVWLVSTEDLGDVGFLIARDDREAMGWIRSLGVVREARGRGLGGLLLRQAFAAFAARGRDTVGLGVDTENATGAPELYARNGMSVHYAVDTWEIVVS
- a CDS encoding serine hydrolase domain-containing protein, with protein sequence MPLRRSRLRAASALAACLAALSPAMGCTAADASGGQTLQRQLEDFVRRPGGPPGAIAVLRTEKGTRIVRAGVADVRARRPPRPADHMRIASTAKAFSGAVALTLVDRRALRLDDTLGKRLPQLPDAWASVTLRQLLNHTSGLPDYSRSAGFIDELRADPRHRFDSRRLLDYIADQPLLFKPGTQYRYSNSDNIAVALMAEAVIHTPYEELLRKRVYAPLSLQSTSLPQGYRMPKPYLHGYDVSPSASPQDVSEVIGMSGVWASGGIVSTPDDMTRFIRGYAGGRLYGRKVVEQQRQWVKGASEPAGPGRNSAGLAVFRYETRCGVVLGHTGNTLGYTQLIAATPDGRRSLTFSITAQITQSADAEGLRRMRALQENIVCELLRGKNQ
- a CDS encoding ATP-binding protein — its product is MRGQLAELQTTYSSVSARHAADLEEVRKDAESATKATLKSAVGTLATLAEEQLALLDGLQQKYGDDHAVLGDLMLVDHTGSQFSRRTKGISVLCGGWLGRRDRDASVYDVARSAQGRIRDFERVKVHSQANVAITSRAVEPVAMVLAELLDNATKYSAPGTPVEINIQAVPTGICLIVDDAGLGMDQETKARAASLLTTGGAVDITSLGDPPKFGFALSGKLAAHYGFHVSVDAVSPYGGVRAVIRVPENLLTADVPAPAPVELDDHEGEPIAAKPTPVASLVVGQTAGGLPKRRRRRNGSVSVVASPGADVPDLDAAGEETASRLKAFARGTLLGRDSDNTEGPQNQ
- a CDS encoding roadblock/LC7 domain-containing protein, which translates into the protein MNPDLSWVLNDVLEVRGARHAILVSADGLLMQRSDGIVRDDAERNAAAMSSLQSLCRSVAPFVGGGKGLWKQTLIEFDGGWIFLIAGGSGSYLAVSTALDVDMEAMSIRMQKTVGALTKAMSAIPRQNTGVDA
- a CDS encoding DUF1996 domain-containing protein — protein: MLGGGGLVAVNVYASATESGTPQQTSWGAVTIDCPDVGDTLTSVPDGSRAEVDKELAFLDQQIAEAYQQLQDPAVENREDAQSRIVDPLQENRAATIQRIGAALERAGEQPDGLGDMAGCTLRETENENGDGQDQQQGDGQDQGDQQGDGQNQDGQQGDGQQGDGQDQGGQQGNGGQAGNGPVAADYADINSAPPAAQAPQAQGDASRGTFVTSCGVNANGLFNSDNVIVAPGVSNGAHHFHDYIGNQSNTAFASDQDLANAETSCVDQGDKSTYYWPVIRLQNGTQEQDANSPGGGVEGNAGEIVTPKEVTLTFVGNPRSKVTAMPRLLRIITGDAKAFVNGNANANASWSCTGFEDRQLKDKYPLCPQGSDVVRTFKFQSCWDGRNIDSANHRTHVAFAQNDGTCPEGFEAIPQLVQRIVYDVDAPSLGDGGRTTPLFAVDSFPEQLHKPVTDHGDFINVFDENLMNEMVGCINDGRQCGAGTGQDDPGTGNGDNGDGNNGDGNNGDGNGENGGDNGDGSAPDPGATQDPGNGNGNDNGSEDNPGNDDEPQQQPTPTTEAPAGDQTTAPAADEPKTYSSPTAHSTTAPSPGAGNGNGNGNGQANQPNPQDDTATDAPGTGTTGAVAQPPVAAQPEPQGSQSSLAETGTQLWPAALGAILLISGFVLLRRTSRRSM
- a CDS encoding cytochrome P450, giving the protein MDVHDTAATGAARCPMYDGSFAADPQKVYDYLRAHGPAGPVELAPGVDATLVVGHETALRVLQNPSLFARDGRRWTALNDGRVPLDSPVLPMMAYRPNCLFTDGAQHLRLRKAVTESLDRLNVTRIRRDVEPIAAYLIDQFSERGRADLINDYAKLLPMLMINKLFGCPAAIGDRVTSAMADMFDGKDALRASEELTACFMELVSLKRREPGDDITSWLVQHPAGLSDEELKDQLVMLIGAGVEPERNLIANSLLLLLDREGDNGPSMQIEDALDHVLLNNPPIANYATHFPVQDVDLGGVVVQANSPLVISFAGANSDPVLTSSGQAHSRGAHLAWGAGPHACPAKSPAQVIAVTAIELILNALPDLVLSVPAQKLEWRPGPFHRALATLPVQFSPTPATRMASAYGSSTAPRPTVVQQPAPAARVPAPAAQKPVKKGFWSSFLEIFRV
- a CDS encoding ATP/GTP-binding protein, encoding MDSKPSTSADPGANGSIYVSADVTTAAKILVVGHFAVGKTTFIGSLSEITPLRTEEKMTQASMHVDDLRGAPEKATTTVALDFGRLTLSEELVLYLFGTPGQQRFMQLWEDMARGALGALLLVDPSRLEETFPVIDLIDEYGLEYAIAVNTFSQTSHFEEDEIREALDLLPDTPVIYCDARDQRSSARALIALVRHLLDRAA